GGCCGCCGGTCAGGTCGACGAGCTCGGCGAGCATCGCCTCGGTCGTGGCGCCGACGTTGCCGCGCAGGGTGGAGTCGATGCGGTTGGCGACGACGGCCGCCGGCCACCCGGCCCGCAGCGCACGTCGTACGTCGCGGGCCGCGTCGGCCGGCTCCGCGTGCCGGTTGTCGGCGGAGACCACGACGGCGTCGAAGCGCCCCGCGAACTCCGCCACCAGCTCGGGGTGGCCGGCGTCGGCGACGGTGACCGACCGGAGTCCCGCGCGGGCGAGGCCCGCCGCGGTGGCGTTGGCGCCGGTGAGGTCGTCGGCGACGACCAGCACCCGGCGCGGACGCTCGGGACCGGTCACAGCACCCACCCGGCGACGAGCACGAGCGGGATGGAGCCGAGCCAGGCGGCGGTGGTGATGCCCGACCAGCCCTTGATGGCCGCGATCCCGTCGAGCCCGGCGAACCGGGTGACGACCCAGAAGTAGGAGTCGTTGAAGTAGCTGAACACCATCGACCCGGCGCAGCAGGCCAGGGCAGCGGCCAGCGGCGACAGGCCGAGGCCGACCACCAGGGGCGCGGAGACCGAGGCGGCGGTGATCATCGCGACGGTGCCGGAGCCCTGCGCGACGCGCACGAGGCTGGCGACGAGGAACGGCACCAGCACGCCGGGCAGGCCGGTGCCGGCGATGGCGTCGGCGAGGGCGTCACCGACGCCCGAGTCGCGCAGCACCTGCCCGAGCGCGCCGCCGGCGCCGGTGATCAGCAGGATCAGGCCGGCGGACGCGGCGGCCTCGGCCAGCCAGCCGCTCACCTTCTCGCGGGTGGTCCAGCGCGGGAGGAGCACGTAGACGGCGAGCACCAGGCCGATCAGCAGCGCGACCACGGGGTGGCCGATGAAGGCGAGCGCGGACGCCCACGCGGCGGGGGTGTAGTCGTCCTCCGGGCCGAGCACGCCCTGGTTGCTGCGGTCGAGCGCGGTGGCGCCGGTGTTGAGCACGATCAGGAGCAGCGGGGCCAGCAGCGGCAGCGAGGCCACCAGGGCGCCCAGCGGCTTGCGGTCGGGACGCGCGTCGTCCTGGTCGTCCGGTGCAGCGCTGCCGCCGTCGGCGACGGCGCTGCCGCCCGACGGACCCGGCCCGGCCGCCACCGCGGCGTCGGCGTAGACCGCCTGGCGGACCTCCTCGTTGACCTCGGACTCGAGCTGCGGGCCCATCCAGCGGGCGTAGGCCACGACGACCGGCAGGAGCAGGACGGAGAACAGCAGGCCCACGAGGATCAGGCCGCCGAGGTTGGCGCCGAGGATCCCGGCGACGCCGAGCGGGCCGGGGGTCGGCGGGACGAGGTGGTGGGTGAGGGTCATGCCGCAGCCCAG
Above is a genomic segment from Nocardioides okcheonensis containing:
- a CDS encoding GntP family permease; this encodes MDLQLLLALVVGIATIVVLVLRTRLDAFAALLVAALVTGSIAGSAPSDTIASITAGFGTTLGNIGIVIGLGVAVGKILEVSGAADTLARAFLRAFGKGREPWAMGSTGALVSIPVFCDSGYVIMNPLARSIARVKQGGYVTLALALGCGMTLTHHLVPPTPGPLGVAGILGANLGGLILVGLLFSVLLLPVVVAYARWMGPQLESEVNEEVRQAVYADAAVAAGPGPSGGSAVADGGSAAPDDQDDARPDRKPLGALVASLPLLAPLLLIVLNTGATALDRSNQGVLGPEDDYTPAAWASALAFIGHPVVALLIGLVLAVYVLLPRWTTREKVSGWLAEAAASAGLILLITGAGGALGQVLRDSGVGDALADAIAGTGLPGVLVPFLVASLVRVAQGSGTVAMITAASVSAPLVVGLGLSPLAAALACCAGSMVFSYFNDSYFWVVTRFAGLDGIAAIKGWSGITTAAWLGSIPLVLVAGWVL